One Phycisphaera mikurensis NBRC 102666 DNA window includes the following coding sequences:
- the nrfD gene encoding NrfD/PsrC family molybdoenzyme membrane anchor subunit produces MASIHPGYDLGPRDAGSNTGDDPTRRAPLVLGGLGFRDVTDRVSRVAVSWPAIWWWVLFVPAVGLAGLFFGLIGYLVTTGVGVWGNNQPNAWGFPIINFVFWVGIGHAGTLISAILFLFRQNWRTSINRFAEAMTIFAVVCAGIFPAIHVGRPWLAYWLFPYPNQMAMWPQFRSPLLWDVFAVSTYASVSLLFWYTGMVPDIATLRDRTKNRIAKIGYGIASLGWTGSSRHWSRFEKAYLLLAALCTPLVLSVHSVVSFDFAVAQLPGWHTTIFPPYFVAGAIFGGFAMVLTLAIPARYLLGFKDIITERHIDNCAKVMLGTGMIVAFAYTTEFFYAWYSGHHYEKAIFLFRPFGPYAWAFWTMFLCNICAPQLMWVKRFRLNPWIVMISAMGVNIGMWFERFVITITSLSNDFLPSSWALFEATWVDGLMFTASFGLFFTNFLLFLKFLPTVAISEVKTVMPAAHASHH; encoded by the coding sequence ATGGCCTCCATCCACCCCGGCTACGACCTCGGCCCCCGCGACGCGGGATCCAACACGGGCGACGATCCCACCCGCCGCGCACCGCTGGTGCTCGGTGGGCTGGGCTTCCGCGACGTCACCGACCGCGTCTCCCGCGTGGCCGTGTCCTGGCCGGCGATCTGGTGGTGGGTGCTGTTCGTCCCGGCGGTGGGGCTGGCGGGCCTGTTCTTCGGCCTGATCGGGTACCTGGTCACCACCGGCGTGGGCGTCTGGGGCAACAACCAGCCCAACGCCTGGGGCTTCCCAATCATCAACTTCGTGTTCTGGGTCGGCATCGGCCACGCGGGCACGCTGATCTCCGCGATCCTCTTCCTGTTCCGCCAGAACTGGCGGACGAGCATCAACCGCTTCGCCGAGGCGATGACGATCTTCGCGGTCGTCTGCGCCGGCATCTTCCCGGCCATCCACGTCGGCCGCCCCTGGCTCGCGTACTGGCTCTTCCCGTACCCCAACCAGATGGCGATGTGGCCGCAGTTCCGCTCGCCGCTGCTCTGGGACGTCTTCGCGGTCTCCACGTACGCGAGCGTCTCGCTGCTGTTCTGGTACACGGGCATGGTGCCGGACATCGCGACGCTCCGCGACCGCACGAAGAACCGCATCGCCAAGATCGGCTACGGCATCGCCAGCCTGGGCTGGACCGGCAGCAGCCGCCACTGGAGCCGCTTCGAGAAGGCGTACCTGCTGCTCGCGGCGCTGTGCACCCCGCTGGTGCTCTCCGTGCACTCGGTCGTGTCCTTCGACTTCGCGGTCGCCCAGCTGCCCGGCTGGCACACGACGATCTTCCCCCCGTACTTCGTGGCGGGGGCCATCTTCGGCGGCTTCGCCATGGTGCTGACGCTCGCGATCCCCGCCCGCTACCTGCTGGGCTTCAAGGACATCATCACCGAGCGGCACATCGACAACTGCGCCAAGGTGATGCTCGGAACGGGCATGATCGTGGCGTTCGCCTACACCACCGAGTTCTTCTACGCCTGGTACAGCGGCCACCACTACGAGAAGGCGATCTTCCTCTTCCGCCCCTTCGGGCCCTACGCCTGGGCCTTCTGGACGATGTTCCTCTGCAACATCTGCGCTCCGCAGCTGATGTGGGTGAAGCGGTTCCGCCTGAACCCCTGGATCGTGATGATCTCGGCGATGGGCGTGAACATCGGCATGTGGTTCGAGCGCTTCGTGATCACCATCACCTCGCTCTCCAACGACTTCCTGCCGTCGAGCTGGGCGCTCTTCGAGGCCACCTGGGTGGACGGGCTGATGTTCACCGCCAGCTTCGGGCTGTTCTTCACCAACTTCCTGCTCTTCCTCAAGTTCCTTCCGACCGTGGCGATCTCCGAGGTCAAGACGGTCATGCCCGCGGCCCATGCCTCGCACCACTGA
- a CDS encoding TAT-variant-translocated molybdopterin oxidoreductase: protein MNERSAAIAPPTDDAPAGQAYWRSLEEHAGSPEVRASLAKEFPGYDPDELLSMGRRKFMRLAGASIALAGLTLQGCRRWPKEQVLPYNARPDGTMPGVPERFASMVERGGYARGVFVTSFDGRPIGLDGNPLDPTVGDPEAFLALQAAWLAAEKNPEAASGGAIHALNRLNAFTGKADNAAQASCLEMYDPDRSRSVIRVDRARGAGEEAEPFAGGASTFEAFLAAEPFAGRVAVLATPQSGPAAAEAKKRFEAKHGAGSWHVWEPLNRDNEIEGLALAFGGEPVRLVADAAKADVIACFDDDFLAEGPGYLSNAAGWAVNRRSSDRGLQRGVEGEAGMSRLYAAAPSPTCTLASADVTMQVTPACVLAALQELAARLGVAGVAHPAPELLPAEAEGFLAPLAGDLQAAARGRTLVTVGRAQPAAAHALAAAINAKLGNLGETVRVLELPAAEAACLPSLSSLLAKLDRGEVDTLLVLDGNPVFDAPADLGVAEAFAKAPTVVRLGLYVDETSAAADWHLPRAHALESWGDGRAWDGTLLLQQPLLEPLFGGRTPIELAAIASGDPAVSAPGSLGYHLVRRAWAPVVGASGYDPQAQVFAGELSGIEAEKAWRGFVHDGLVRDSAFASASVGSPAAAELPDAPGGDFQLVFAEGSIGDGRYANSGWLQELPEPLTKVTWDNPVRLSMADARGLGVDNGDTVTVTTATGSVDLPVYVMPGQAKGVAVVNVGQGRRVSGNVGTGVGQNVYPLRSSGQMWSAPATIASAGGHTQLATTSTHHLISPFKPEGQHGRGAIEDYAIQKRAGKKPHQSGYTVKEATLAAYLANPGFASAGAHTDIRLQLFDPPSVTGPDQPKFVQPNPDGPDTFNVPHAWGMSIDMSTCTGCNACVVACQAENNIPVVGRDQVLISREMHWIRIDTYFKGDPEGTTSETFGSVNMPLACVMCENAPCEQVCPVAATVHDTEGLNAMVYNRCIGTRYCSNNCPYKVRRFNYFDYHSKLDSSFFRSKKLGIEVQNKPWLDFADTQQGDVVDQVRRMLFNPDVTVRMRGVMEKCTYCTQRISRTKIALKADWAKRKTAGENPADEDRLVQDGEIRTACQNACPTDAIVFGNLNDPDSHVSVLQQHNPRSYALLSELNHRARTEYLAKISNPVASAKGKDTSKSHDHG from the coding sequence GTGAACGAACGCTCCGCCGCCATCGCGCCCCCGACCGACGACGCCCCCGCCGGGCAGGCCTACTGGCGGTCGCTGGAGGAGCACGCGGGCTCGCCGGAGGTCCGCGCCTCGCTGGCGAAGGAGTTCCCCGGGTACGACCCCGACGAGCTGCTGTCGATGGGTCGCCGCAAGTTCATGCGGCTCGCGGGCGCTTCGATCGCCCTCGCGGGGCTCACGCTCCAGGGCTGCCGCCGCTGGCCCAAGGAGCAGGTGCTTCCCTACAACGCGCGTCCCGACGGGACGATGCCCGGCGTGCCCGAGCGCTTCGCCTCGATGGTGGAGCGTGGCGGCTACGCCCGCGGCGTGTTCGTCACCAGCTTCGACGGCCGGCCGATCGGGCTCGACGGCAACCCGCTGGACCCCACGGTGGGCGATCCGGAAGCGTTCCTCGCGCTCCAGGCGGCGTGGCTGGCCGCCGAGAAGAACCCCGAGGCGGCGTCCGGTGGCGCCATCCACGCCCTCAACCGCCTCAACGCCTTCACCGGGAAGGCCGACAACGCCGCGCAGGCCTCCTGCCTGGAGATGTACGACCCCGACCGCAGCCGGTCGGTCATCCGGGTCGACCGCGCACGCGGCGCCGGGGAGGAGGCGGAGCCCTTCGCCGGGGGGGCCTCCACCTTCGAGGCGTTCCTGGCGGCCGAGCCCTTCGCCGGCCGGGTCGCCGTGCTCGCCACGCCGCAGAGCGGCCCGGCGGCCGCCGAAGCCAAGAAGCGTTTCGAGGCGAAGCACGGCGCCGGCAGCTGGCACGTCTGGGAGCCGCTGAACCGCGACAACGAGATCGAAGGCCTCGCCCTCGCCTTCGGCGGCGAGCCGGTGCGCCTCGTCGCCGACGCGGCGAAGGCCGACGTCATCGCCTGCTTCGACGACGACTTCCTCGCCGAGGGGCCCGGCTACCTGAGCAACGCCGCCGGCTGGGCCGTGAACCGCCGCTCGTCCGACCGCGGCCTGCAGAGGGGCGTGGAGGGCGAGGCGGGGATGAGCCGGCTGTACGCCGCGGCTCCGTCGCCGACCTGCACGCTCGCCAGCGCCGACGTGACGATGCAGGTGACGCCCGCGTGCGTCTTGGCGGCGCTCCAGGAGCTCGCCGCCCGCCTCGGCGTCGCCGGCGTCGCCCACCCCGCCCCCGAGCTGCTCCCCGCCGAGGCCGAGGGCTTCCTCGCCCCCCTCGCCGGCGACCTGCAGGCCGCCGCCCGCGGACGCACCCTCGTCACCGTGGGCCGCGCGCAGCCCGCCGCCGCCCACGCCCTCGCCGCCGCGATCAACGCGAAGCTGGGCAATCTCGGGGAGACCGTCCGCGTGCTGGAGCTGCCCGCGGCCGAGGCCGCCTGCCTCCCCTCGCTCAGCTCGCTGCTCGCCAAGCTCGACCGCGGCGAGGTCGACACCCTGCTCGTGCTCGACGGCAACCCGGTCTTCGACGCCCCGGCCGATCTCGGCGTCGCCGAGGCCTTCGCCAAGGCGCCAACGGTCGTCCGCCTCGGGCTCTACGTCGACGAGACCTCCGCCGCCGCCGATTGGCACCTGCCCCGCGCCCACGCGCTGGAGAGCTGGGGCGACGGCCGCGCCTGGGACGGCACCCTCCTGCTCCAGCAGCCGCTGCTGGAGCCGCTCTTCGGCGGCCGCACCCCGATCGAGCTGGCCGCCATCGCCAGCGGCGACCCCGCGGTCTCCGCCCCGGGCAGCCTCGGATACCACCTGGTGCGGCGCGCTTGGGCCCCGGTGGTGGGGGCGTCCGGCTACGACCCGCAGGCGCAGGTGTTCGCCGGCGAGCTCTCGGGCATCGAGGCCGAGAAGGCCTGGCGCGGCTTCGTCCACGACGGTCTCGTCCGCGATTCCGCCTTCGCGTCGGCTTCCGTCGGCAGCCCCGCGGCCGCGGAGCTGCCGGACGCTCCCGGAGGCGACTTCCAGCTCGTCTTCGCCGAGGGTTCGATCGGGGACGGCCGCTACGCCAACTCCGGCTGGCTCCAGGAGCTCCCCGAGCCGCTGACGAAGGTCACCTGGGACAACCCGGTCCGGCTCTCGATGGCCGATGCCCGCGGGCTCGGCGTCGACAACGGCGACACCGTCACCGTGACCACGGCCACCGGCTCGGTGGATCTGCCGGTGTACGTGATGCCCGGCCAGGCGAAGGGCGTCGCCGTCGTCAACGTCGGCCAGGGGCGCCGCGTCAGCGGCAACGTCGGCACCGGCGTCGGCCAGAACGTGTACCCGCTGCGGTCCAGCGGCCAGATGTGGTCGGCCCCGGCGACGATCGCCAGCGCGGGCGGGCACACGCAGCTCGCGACCACCTCGACGCACCACCTCATCAGCCCCTTCAAGCCCGAGGGCCAGCACGGCCGCGGAGCGATCGAGGACTACGCGATCCAGAAGCGGGCCGGCAAGAAGCCCCACCAGAGCGGCTACACGGTCAAGGAGGCGACCCTCGCCGCCTACCTCGCGAACCCGGGCTTCGCCTCCGCCGGGGCACACACCGACATCCGGCTGCAGCTGTTCGACCCGCCCTCGGTCACCGGGCCGGACCAGCCCAAGTTCGTTCAGCCCAACCCCGACGGCCCCGACACGTTCAACGTGCCCCACGCCTGGGGCATGTCGATCGACATGAGCACCTGCACGGGCTGCAACGCGTGCGTGGTCGCCTGCCAGGCGGAGAACAACATCCCGGTGGTCGGCCGCGATCAGGTGCTCATCAGCCGGGAGATGCACTGGATCCGCATCGACACCTACTTCAAGGGCGATCCCGAGGGCACGACCAGCGAGACCTTCGGCTCGGTCAACATGCCGCTGGCCTGCGTGATGTGCGAGAACGCGCCCTGCGAGCAGGTCTGCCCCGTCGCCGCCACGGTGCACGACACCGAGGGCCTCAACGCGATGGTCTACAACCGCTGCATCGGCACGCGCTACTGCAGCAACAACTGCCCCTACAAGGTGCGTCGCTTCAACTACTTCGACTACCACTCGAAGCTGGACAGCTCCTTCTTCCGCAGCAAGAAGCTCGGCATCGAGGTCCAGAACAAGCCCTGGCTGGACTTCGCCGACACGCAGCAAGGCGACGTGGTCGACCAGGTGCGCCGGATGCTCTTCAACCCCGACGTCACCGTGCGGATGCGCGGCGTCATGGAGAAGTGCACGTACTGCACGCAGCGGATCAGCCGCACCAAGATCGCGCTCAAGGCCGACTGGGCCAAGCGCAAGACCGCCGGCGAGAACCCCGCCGACGAAGACCGGCTGGTGCAGGACGGCGAGATCCGGACCGCCTGCCAGAACGCCTGCCCCACCGACGCGATCGTCTTCGGCAACCTGAACGACCCCGACAGCCACGTGAGCGTCCTCCAGCAGCACAACCCGCGCAGCTACGCCCTGCTCTCCGAGCTCAACCACCGCGCCCGCACCGAGTACCTCGCCAAGATCAGCAACCCCGTCGCGTCGGCCAAGGGCAAGGACACGAGCAAGAGCCACGACCACGGCTGA
- a CDS encoding cytochrome c3 family protein, which produces MADETQQPHPDPTPSGAAGAHPTPPAGGGSPAETSPPDHEPENRAFVFPRWANYLLPLMVLGLIGAATYVPAAAYLGLNPNNLNNLYRPEQPVPYSHALHVGQLGMDCTYCHTTVKNAAFAAIPPTQTCVACHGAGASNDESLQERFKGGLAVKSNSTKLAPVYASVQSGKPIEWIKVHDVADYAYFNHAAHVTKGVACVTCHGRVDQMGEEGVHQVSNLSMSWCIECHRAPEEHLRPADQVTSMVWKPIDDPRVRQAVEAGTVAEDDADAQQLFIGNLMKKQMQIHNQAYMQACSTCHR; this is translated from the coding sequence ATGGCCGACGAAACCCAACAGCCGCACCCGGACCCCACGCCCTCGGGCGCGGCCGGTGCCCACCCCACGCCGCCCGCGGGCGGCGGCTCCCCGGCGGAGACCTCCCCCCCGGACCATGAACCCGAAAACCGGGCCTTCGTGTTCCCGCGTTGGGCGAACTACCTGCTCCCGCTGATGGTGCTCGGCCTGATCGGGGCCGCCACCTACGTGCCGGCCGCGGCCTACCTGGGCCTCAACCCCAACAACCTCAACAACCTGTACCGGCCCGAGCAGCCCGTGCCGTACAGCCACGCGCTGCACGTCGGCCAGCTCGGCATGGACTGCACCTACTGCCACACGACGGTGAAGAACGCGGCGTTCGCCGCGATCCCGCCGACGCAGACGTGCGTCGCCTGCCACGGGGCCGGCGCCAGCAACGACGAGAGCCTGCAGGAGCGGTTCAAGGGCGGCCTCGCCGTCAAGAGCAACTCCACGAAGCTCGCCCCGGTGTACGCCAGCGTGCAGAGCGGCAAGCCGATCGAGTGGATCAAAGTCCACGACGTCGCGGACTACGCCTACTTCAACCACGCCGCGCACGTCACCAAGGGCGTCGCCTGCGTGACCTGCCACGGCCGGGTCGATCAGATGGGGGAGGAGGGCGTCCACCAGGTGAGCAACCTGTCCATGAGCTGGTGCATCGAGTGCCACCGGGCCCCGGAGGAGCACCTCCGCCCCGCCGACCAGGTCACCAGCATGGTCTGGAAGCCGATCGACGACCCCCGCGTGCGGCAGGCCGTCGAAGCCGGCACCGTGGCGGAGGACGACGCCGACGCGCAGCAGCTGTTCATCGGCAACCTGATGAAGAAGCAGATGCAGATCCACAACCAGGCCTACATGCAGGCCTGCTCGACCTGCCACCGCTGA